From Triticum urartu cultivar G1812 chromosome 2, Tu2.1, whole genome shotgun sequence, a single genomic window includes:
- the LOC125538583 gene encoding cyclic pyranopterin monophosphate synthase, mitochondrial isoform X2: MESIFGESPSASPLGSNPPQQVVHPTPAARETQPGLTHVDCSGQAKMVDVSPKHDSERVAIASCRVLLGQKAFNLVASNQIAKGDVLTVAKIAGITGAKQTSNLIPLCHNINLSHVRVDLTLNEEDSSVVIEGEATTCGKTGVEMEAMAAVTIAGLTVYDMCKAASKDICITDICLQHKSGGKSGNWSRN; the protein is encoded by the coding sequence ATGGAATCGATATTTGGCGAATCTCCTTCAGCCAGCCCTTTGGGCTCAAATCCTCCGCAGCAAGTAGTCCATCCCACTCCTGCAGCCCGGGAGACACAACCGGGTCTTACCCATGTTGATTGCAGTGGCCAGGCAAAGATGGTTGATGTCTCACCCAAACATGACAGTGAGAGAGTAGCTATAGCCAGTTGCAGGGTCTTGCTAGGCCAGAAGGCATTTAACTTGGTGGCGTCAAACCAGATTGCCAAAGGCGATGTACTTACTGTTGCAAAGATAGCTGGAATAACTGGTGCGAAGCAAACTAGTAACCTCATACCCCTGTGCCACAACATTAATCTCTCCCATGTTCGTGTTGATCTCACTCTCAATGAAGAGGACTCTAGTGTTGTCATAGAAGGGGAAGCCACCACTTGCGGGAAGACAGGGGTTGAAATGGAAGCAATGGCTGCAGTGACCATTGCCGGACTGACGGTTTATGACATGTGCAAAGCAGCTTCAAAGGACATATGTATAACAGATATCTGTCTCCAGCACAAATCGGGGGGAAAGAGTGGAAACTGGTCCAGGAATTAG
- the LOC125538581 gene encoding uncharacterized protein LOC125538581: MDRNMTGLLLGCVGAAMTVLAYQQTVVSSTQCIGAGLAVLVCALCIKEGFFSF; the protein is encoded by the coding sequence ATGGACCGGAACATGACGGGGCTCCTGCTCGGGTGCGTGGGCGCCGCCATGACGGTGCTGGCGTACCAGCAGACGGTGGTGTCCAGCACGCAGTGCATCGGCGCCGGCCTCGCCGTCCTCGTCTGCGCTCTCTGcatcaaggaaggcttcttctcCTTCTGA
- the LOC125538583 gene encoding cyclic pyranopterin monophosphate synthase, mitochondrial isoform X1, which translates to MSIFRFILPRIERSRGWRCFATGIPSDSIAELNREMESIFGESPSASPLGSNPPQQVVHPTPAARETQPGLTHVDCSGQAKMVDVSPKHDSERVAIASCRVLLGQKAFNLVASNQIAKGDVLTVAKIAGITGAKQTSNLIPLCHNINLSHVRVDLTLNEEDSSVVIEGEATTCGKTGVEMEAMAAVTIAGLTVYDMCKAASKDICITDICLQHKSGGKSGNWSRN; encoded by the exons ATGTCCATCTTTCGCTTCATTCTCCCGAGAATAGAAAGAAGTAGAGGCTGGAGATGCTTTGCTACTGGAATCCCTTCTGATTCTATAGCGGAGCTCAATAGG GAAATGGAATCGATATTTGGCGAATCTCCTTCAGCCAGCCCTTTGGGCTCAAATCCTCCGCAGCAAGTAGTCCATCCCACTCCTGCAGCCCGGGAGACACAACCGGGTCTTACCCATGTTGATTGCAGTGGCCAGGCAAAGATGGTTGATGTCTCACCCAAACATGACAGTGAGAGAGTAGCTATAGCCAGTTGCAGGGTCTTGCTAGGCCAGAAGGCATTTAACTTGGTGGCGTCAAACCAGATTGCCAAAGGCGATGTACTTACTGTTGCAAAGATAGCTGGAATAACTGGTGCGAAGCAAACTAGTAACCTCATACCCCTGTGCCACAACATTAATCTCTCCCATGTTCGTGTTGATCTCACTCTCAATGAAGAGGACTCTAGTGTTGTCATAGAAGGGGAAGCCACCACTTGCGGGAAGACAGGGGTTGAAATGGAAGCAATGGCTGCAGTGACCATTGCCGGACTGACGGTTTATGACATGTGCAAAGCAGCTTCAAAGGACATATGTATAACAGATATCTGTCTCCAGCACAAATCGGGGGGAAAGAGTGGAAACTGGTCCAGGAATTAG
- the LOC125538580 gene encoding amino acid transporter AVT1I-like — protein MAIGGAAPHDSPGGLPGFEQPLLHAHGGLLPGKDPAAAHDHEAQCSPAAGGATSLRTCFNGLNALSGVGLLSIPYALAEGGWLSLVLLLLVAIVCCYTGQLLQTCMGASPDVRGYPDIGARAFGAKGRFAVSAFMYAELYLVAIGFLILEGDNLDKLFPGASLSLGGVLLLSGKHLFIVLVSIVILPTTWLRNLGVLAYVSASGVLASVVLVFCVLWAAVVDGVGFQGKGTMLNVSGLPTALGLYTFCYCGHAIFPTLCNSMKEKDKFSKVLVICFVACTLNYGSMAILGYLMYGDDVESQVTLNLPEGKLSSKLAIYTALINPFSKYALMVTPVATAIEEKLLAGNKRSLNMLIRTFIVISTVIVALAVPFFGHLMALVGSLLSVMASMLLPCICYLKIFGTARCSRAEVALIVMIIVLGSLVAASGTYSSLQKIIHEF, from the exons ATGGCCATTGGCGGAGCGGCGCCGCACGACTCGCCGGGCGGGCTACCGGGCTTCGAGCAGCCACTCCTCCACGCGCACGGTGGCCTGCTGCCCGGCAAGGACCCCGCGGCGGCGCACGACCACGAGGCGCAGTGCTCGCCGGCGGCCGGCGGCGCGACGTCCCTGCGCACATGCTTCAATGGCCTCAACGCCCTCTCCG GCGTGGGGCTGCTGTCCATCCCGTACGCGCTGGCGGAGGGCGGGTGGCTCAGCCTGGTGctgctcctcctcgtcgccatcgTCTGCTGCTACACCGGCCAGCTCCTGCAGACGTGCATGGGCGCGTCGCCGGACGTGCGCGGCTACCCGGACATCGGCGCGCGCGCCTTCGGGGCCAAGGGCCGCTTCGCCGTCTCGGCCTTCATGTACGCCGAGCTCTACCTCGTCGCCATCGGCTTCCTCATACTGGAGGGGGACAACCTCGACAAGCTGTTCCCGGGCGCCAGCCTCAGCCTCGGCGGCGTGCTCCTGCTCTCCGGCAAGCACCTCTTCATCGTGCTCGTCTCCATCGTCATCCTGCCCACCACGTGGCTCAGGAACCTGGGCGTGCTCGCCTACGTGTCGGCCAGCGGCGTGCTCGCGTCGGTCGTGCTGGTCTTCTGCGTGCTCTGGGCCGCGGTGGTTGACGGCGTCGGCTTTCAGGGGAAAGGCACCATGCTCAACGTCAGCGGCCTACCCACCGCGCTCGGACTCTACACTTTCTGCTACTGCGGCCACGCCATATTCCCGACATTGTGCAATTCCATGAAGGAAAAGGACAAGTTCTCCAAG GTACTGGTCATATGCTTCGTGGCATGCACCCTCAACTACGGATCCATGGCCATACTGGGCTACCTCATGTACGGCGACGACGTCGAGTCTCAGGTGACCCTGAACCTCCCGGAGGGCAAGCTCAGCTCCAAGCTAGCAATCTACACGGCGCTGATCAACCCGTTCTCAAAGTACGCTCTGATGGTGACCCCCGTCGCGACAGCGATCGAGGAGAAGCTGCTTGCTGGCAACAAGAGGTCCCTCAACATGCTCATCAGGACCTTCATCGTCATCAGCACGGTCATCGTGGCCCTCGCCGTCCCCTTCTTCGGCCACCTCATGGCGCTCGTCGGCTCGCTCCTCAGCGTCATGGCCTCCATGCTGCTCCCGTGCATTTGCTACCTCAAAATCTTCGGCACGGCGAGGTGCAGCAGGGCCGAGGTCGCGCTGATCGTCATGATCATCGTTCTCGGCTCCTTGGTTGCCGCAAGTGGGACTTACTCTTCTCTGCAGAAGATCATTCACGAGTTCTGA